CCAGTCTTCACAGAATGATATTATCACACTCCAACCGACGCCTTAAACCATAGTAACTTTATAAGCGTAACAGCCGAAAATTTCTTTTCAAACCAACGCATACTATACGCGCAAACTATAGATTAACAAACATATTAGAAAATACTGCACAAAATTAGAAAATTCAAACTATCAATACCACCAAATTTAAGGTAAAAGAGAATAAAAATTACATTCTATTTTTTAGGTTAAATCAGATCCCTAAATTTCTACACAATTCAATACTCAGAATCTAGATATATAAAATAAGAATTAGATACTGGTGGGGCACTTAGTGCGTTACCTACTGCGATACCTATGGAGAGCCTCTGGCACGGTTGATTATATCATTTTGGTTTCACTGTGCATGTAAATCAAGTATACTTCAAGATAATGAGATTTAGAGAAAGTTAAACTACAGAAAAACTGGCAAATTTAAAAATTAAGATCAATAATATTAACAGGAAACTACGAAGCTTGTTAATGTACTCTCCTGATTCCTTTCACTTTATCAAAATCAGAATCAAATGAAACAATAGTATCTGCCCCAACACGCTGCATAATTTCTAAGGAAACAACATCTGCAAAAGAAAGGCTGCCATCATATTGAAGAAAAGTTTCCATAGCCTTGAAACTTAGATCCTTATCTACATAAACCACTTCATGATTATCAATTATATAATTGTAAAGCAGTGCACCTTTTTTACCGCCACCTAAACTTCCAGCTAGAGTTACGGCCTCTGAAAGTACTAGAACAGATGTTATTTTTTTATTTCCCTTTATTTCTGGAAAAATTTCAGGAACTCTATTATGCCACTGGTCCCTTTTAATAATAGAAGCAATGAAAAATGAAGAATCTATAAATATCAATGTTTTTCTCCCCTTTGAACCTTCTTTTTAAGCTCAACAGCATCAGTTTCAGGCCCATCGATCATGCCCAGTATATCTTCAAAGGACACCTTCTTACGGAACCTTACTTCGGCACCATTTTTTGTGGGTTTCCATTCCAGAACATCCCCCGGGCCAACATCAAATTTTTTCCTTATTTCAGATGGAACCACCGTCTGAAAACCCTTTGAGATTTTAGTTTCACTAGTCATGATATCACCACTATTTCAGTTTTCAAAGTACACAGCGTACTTAATGAATATATAATCTTCAAAGTATTTATGATTTTCAAAGTATTTTTGGAATATATGAAATTAGTACCATTAACATAGTGAAAAAAGTAAATGTTGCACAAAAAACACGACATAAAAGTGCTCAATTAATATTTTGAATCAGTATTTTCTGTTATATAGTTACAGAATATGCAGATACCCCATTATTCTGCACATATGTAACAGAAATTAAATAAAATACAAAAATTAACCATAATGAAATTTTATAGAACAATAACCTGAAACACCTGGCAACTTATACTTTCTGGGCCATTGAATTATTCGGTTAATATACAGCA
The sequence above is a segment of the Methanobacterium bryantii genome. Coding sequences within it:
- a CDS encoding type II toxin-antitoxin system VapC family toxin encodes the protein MIFIDSSFFIASIIKRDQWHNRVPEIFPEIKGNKKITSVLVLSEAVTLAGSLGGGKKGALLYNYIIDNHEVVYVDKDLSFKAMETFLQYDGSLSFADVVSLEIMQRVGADTIVSFDSDFDKVKGIRRVH
- a CDS encoding AbrB/MazE/SpoVT family DNA-binding domain-containing protein, which translates into the protein MTSETKISKGFQTVVPSEIRKKFDVGPGDVLEWKPTKNGAEVRFRKKVSFEDILGMIDGPETDAVELKKKVQRGEKH